A single Glycine soja cultivar W05 chromosome 14, ASM419377v2, whole genome shotgun sequence DNA region contains:
- the LOC114384436 gene encoding protein EARLY FLOWERING 3-like — translation MKRGNEEEKSAGPMFPRLHVNDAEKGGPRAPPRNKMALYEQFSIPSQRFNPHLPRKPNSSSNIVPPPTSSTEGNGRERSYISRQSDDGARSNTSLVQLERRKKVDDGIHVYTCSRIDQSNDKMLESFNGKKLTPFGARNFCYSVAVQNGGDKDTTQFGFLPADMRKDARKGNEANPHVSSSRQKLKLSVKPKSSGEIIDSLVMQAKVIPNQEDQDYSVPNINRLHQDDACLQKECVAGSQSNDIEHGGDLLNSTRDMDNGNALVPRGCFHSAANQTHPLEATNDAEYHDTRTGGPIQKGNFDESDNISKISTVTNLSSLIVSPDDVVGILGQKHFWKARRKIANQQSVFAVQVFELHRLIKVQQLIAASPDVLLEDGAFMGKFPLMGSPPKNKNISLEVVVEPQQQNPKQKNDSEKLNHKTECSAENAVAKKKSFSSPKNGSHHTNHTPFSGTPHQANEASDNKTSPWCFNQAPGHQWLIPVMSPSEGLVYKPYPGPGFMGTMNGGCGGPFGQAPLGATFMNPAYQFPASHPVVGVSPFVPPASHAYFPSFGMPVVNQATSGSTVEQVNQFAAQGSHGQNGHSYIEGTDFNTHHNQSSSNLPVLKNGATLHVKKSQASKERGLQGSTISSPSEMAQGIRAGKIAEGNDAHSLSLQAVETRQQTQVIKVVPHNRKSATESAARIFQSIQEERKQHDLV, via the exons ATGAAGAGAGGGAACGAGGAAGAGAAGTCGGCGGGGCCAATGTTCCCAAGGCTGCATGTAAATGATGCAGAGAAAGGAGGGCCAAGAGCACCGCCAAGGAACAAGATGGCCCTCTATGAACAGTTCAGTATTCCATCTCAGAGGTTCAATCCACACCTGCCACGAAAACCAAATTCTTCTTCTAACATAGTTCCTCCACCAACTTCCTCAACTGAG GGAAATGGCCGTGAGAGAAGTTATATTTCTCGCCAATCTGATGATGGAGCAAGGTCAAACACTTCATTGGTGCAACTTGAACGGAGAAAAAAAGTAGATGATGGCATTCATGTGTACACTTGCTCGAGGATTGATCAATCCAATGATAAAATGCTGGAGAGTTTTAATGGGAAAAAATTGACTCCTTTTGGTGCTAGGAATTTTTGTTATTCAGTTGCTGTGCAAAATGGTGGTGACAAGGATACAACACAATTTGGCTTCCTTCCTGCTGATATGAGAAAAGATGCGAGGAAGGGGAATGAGGCAAATCCACATGTAAGCTCAAGTAGACAGAAACTAAAATTGTCTGTCAAACCCAAATCAAGTGGAGAAATTATTGACAGTCTAGTGATGCAAGCCAAGGTGATTCCAAATCAAGAGGATCAAGATTATTCTGTGCCAAATATAAACAGGTTACATCAGGATGATGCTTGCCTACAGAAGGAGTGTGTGGCTGGGTCCCAATCCAATGACATCGAGCATGGTGGTGATCTCCTTAACTCTACAAGGGATATGGATAATGGAAATGCGCTCGTACCAAGAGGCTGTTTTCATTCTGCAGCGAACCAAACTCACCCACTTGAGGCTACCAATGATGCTGAATATCACGATACTCGGACTGGAGGCCCGATACAGAAGGGGAATTTTGATGAAAGTGACAACATTTCCAAGATCTCCACTGTAACAAATTTATCAAGTCTGATAGTTTCTCCTGATGATGTTGTAGGGATATTAGGTCAAAAACATTTCTGGAAAGCAAGAAGAAAAATTGCCAA TCAACAGAGTGTGTTTGCAGTCCAAGTGTTTGAATTGCACAGACTGATTAAG gTCCAACAGCTAATTGCTGCATCACCGGATGTTTTGCTTGAAGATGGTGCTTTCATGGGAAAATTTCCTTTGATGGGTTCTcctcctaaaaataaaaatatctcatTGGAAGTGGTTGTAGAGCCTCAGCAACAAAATCCTAAGCAGAAAAACGATTCTGAAAAGCTAAACCATAAAACAGAATGTTCAGCTGAGAATGCAGTTgcgaaaaaaaaatctttttcgtCCCCGAAAAATGGTAGCCACCATACAAATCACACCCCATTTTCAGGAACTCCACACCAGGCAAATGAAGCTTCTGATAATAAAACAAGTCCCTGGTGTTTCAATCAGGCACCTGGACATCAATGGTTAATTCCTGTCATGTCTCCTTCTGAAGGGCTTGTCTACAAGCCATATCCTGGGCCTGGATTTATGGGAACAATGAATGGAGGATGCGGCGGGCCATTCGGGCAAGCACCTCTCGGTGCTACTTTCATGAATCCTGCCTATCAATTCCCAGCTTCTCATCCAGTAGTTGGGGTTTCACCGTTTGTCCCTCCAGCCAGTCATGCCTACTTCCCTTCCTTTGGCATGCCAGTAGTGAATCAAGCAACATCAGGATCAACTGTTGAACAGGTGAACCAGTTTGCTGCACAAGGTTCTCATGGTCAAAATGGTCATTCATATATAGAGGGAACCGATTTTAACACTCATCATAACCAAAGCTCATCTAACCTGCCAGTTCTGAAGAATGGAGCTACGCTACATGTTAAAAAATCTCAGGCGTCTAAGGAGAGAGGGTTACAAGGGAGCACAATAAGCAGTCCTAGTGAAATGGCACAGGGAATCAGAGCAGGGAAAATAGCTGAAGGAAATGATGCacattctctttctcttcaaGCTGTTGAAACTAGACAGCAAACACAAGTCATCAAAGTTGTACCACATAACCGGAAATCAGCGACGGAATCAGCAGCTAGAATTTTTCAATCCATTcaagaagagagaaaacaacATGATTTAGTCTAG